In one window of Methanosarcina vacuolata Z-761 DNA:
- a CDS encoding mechanosensitive ion channel family protein gives MVDGNTSREQLLEIFRSVDTQTLITMALIFLIAYVLGRIITILLLKLSEKLSHTGRIKVEVVIPIIKFVIYLIAFYFIFREIFKIFGPEIFLLAGLLGAAIGFGLKDLFSDIVGGLVITFEKPYQIGDKISIGNYFGEVTDIGLRSTKLFTPDANVVTAPNSLIFKETVASANYGVSEMMVVIDLYIAGESHVETAMRILWEAVVSSKYVYISKERPVILLHKALPFYTRLRAKAYVNDLRDQFKFESDVHTRAWVEFQKNGIRAPQLHILNIPSIEEKYESEATTRRNMGSNAEGLKDSR, from the coding sequence GTGGTAGACGGGAACACAAGCAGGGAGCAATTATTAGAAATTTTCAGGTCAGTTGATACGCAAACCCTCATAACTATGGCTCTTATTTTTTTAATTGCATATGTTCTTGGAAGGATCATTACCATTCTCTTATTAAAACTTTCAGAAAAATTGAGCCACACTGGCAGAATAAAAGTAGAAGTAGTTATTCCGATCATAAAATTTGTAATCTACCTCATAGCTTTTTATTTCATCTTTAGAGAAATATTCAAAATTTTCGGACCGGAGATCTTTCTCCTTGCGGGACTTCTGGGTGCAGCCATTGGATTTGGGCTTAAAGATCTTTTTTCAGATATTGTTGGAGGGCTGGTAATTACATTTGAAAAACCTTATCAGATAGGGGATAAGATTTCAATCGGGAATTATTTTGGAGAAGTTACTGATATAGGTCTAAGGTCAACGAAACTGTTCACGCCTGATGCTAATGTCGTTACAGCCCCAAACAGCCTGATTTTCAAAGAAACCGTTGCCAGTGCAAATTATGGGGTCTCGGAAATGATGGTTGTAATAGACCTGTATATTGCAGGAGAGTCACATGTAGAAACTGCAATGAGAATTTTATGGGAAGCAGTCGTGAGCTCTAAATACGTTTATATCTCCAAAGAAAGGCCTGTTATTCTGCTGCATAAAGCCCTTCCATTCTACACGAGGTTAAGGGCCAAAGCTTATGTCAATGACCTTAGGGACCAGTTCAAGTTTGAATCCGATGTTCACACAAGAGCCTGGGTAGAATTCCAGAAGAATGGGATCAGGGCTCCCCAGCTCCATATTTTGAATATTCCTTCAATAGAAGAAAAGTATGAATCAGAAGCTACAACTCGGAGAAATATGGGGTCAAATGCAGAAGGTCTTAAAGATTCCAGATAA
- a CDS encoding mechanosensitive ion channel family protein: MILFIAYIRYLTNFYIFEDRSLLDALLISLLVIFLAYIINSITGNLILRRVSTARDRYTLRKTASILITVLAFAALFAIWFKRTSTLFIAYGILSAGVAIALQDLLRNIAGGILLILYHPFKAGDRIQVEDNVGDVLDIGSISTTIMEIREWVDADQYTGRILHIPNSFALNKTIKNYTRDYSFIWDEVRFLLIYGSNWKKAEGIALNVAGSILGEFEDLAQKELRQMGQKYFITTYDVQTKLYMKMEENWIEMRLRYVVEPRKRRAISHLLVSNILEALEKEKDIMVGTATSIDLMGR, translated from the coding sequence TTGATACTTTTTATCGCATATATCCGATACCTGACTAACTTTTACATCTTCGAGGACCGGTCTCTCCTGGATGCTCTTCTCATCTCTTTGCTTGTGATTTTTCTGGCCTATATAATAAATTCCATTACCGGAAATCTTATTCTTAGAAGAGTATCAACTGCCAGAGACAGATACACTCTGAGGAAAACTGCATCTATCCTTATCACAGTACTCGCTTTTGCCGCACTTTTTGCAATCTGGTTCAAGAGAACTAGCACCCTGTTTATTGCCTACGGGATTCTCAGCGCCGGAGTCGCAATTGCACTTCAAGACCTTTTGCGAAACATAGCCGGAGGGATTCTCCTAATTTTGTATCACCCTTTTAAAGCAGGAGATCGGATTCAAGTTGAAGACAATGTAGGCGATGTGCTCGATATAGGGAGCATAAGCACCACAATAATGGAAATAAGGGAATGGGTGGATGCAGATCAGTATACTGGCAGAATTCTCCATATTCCTAACAGCTTTGCCCTCAATAAGACGATAAAAAACTATACTAGGGATTATTCCTTCATCTGGGATGAAGTTCGGTTTTTACTTATTTATGGGAGCAACTGGAAAAAAGCTGAAGGGATTGCTCTCAATGTTGCAGGCTCAATTTTAGGAGAGTTCGAAGACCTGGCACAGAAAGAACTCCGTCAAATGGGACAAAAATATTTTATTACTACCTATGATGTACAGACAAAGCTCTATATGAAAATGGAGGAAAATTGGATCGAAATGCGGTTAAGATATGTAGTTGAACCCAGGAAAAGGAGAGCAATCAGCCACCTTTTGGTCTCAAATATTCTTGAAGCCCTGGAAAAAGAAAAAGACATAATGGTTGGAACTGCTACAAGTATCGACCTTATGGGGCGATAA
- a CDS encoding plasma-membrane proton-efflux P-type ATPase — protein sequence MDIFIGKTRIGGLFIGENIKLKIDEIKDSPADEVLKKLDSSNKGLSSSEAENRIKQYGYNEISEKKVNPLRKFLGYFWGPIPWMIEVAAAISGIIHRWEDFVIISLLLILNGVVGFWQEHKADNAIELLKKKMALNARVLREGQWTQKPARELVPGDVVRVRSGDIVPADLKLLEGEYLQVDESALTGESLPVEKKSDGIAYSGSVIQKGEMNALVVATGMNTYFGETTKLVAEIRTRSHFQKAVLKIGNYLIALAGCIVAIVLVIEELFRHTPFLETLQFALVLIVAAIPAALPAVMSVSMAVGATELANKGAIVSKLVSIEEMAGMDILCSDKTGTITQNKLKLSELVPFGDFKENDLLIYGSLTSREEDNDPIDNAILQKAKDTESLEEKMKTYEVTKFTPFDPVIKHTEATVKGPEGEFKIAKGAPQVILGMSSNKEEIRQNVEEKVNSMASKGYRALGVCVEEDGKYRFAGLFGLYDPPHEDSAETIKTANSLKVDVKMVTGDHLAIAKEIASQVGLGTKIVTADDFVEKSDSEAQEIVEKADGFSQVFPEHKYRIVELLQKKEHIVGMTGDGVNDVPALKMADAGIAVAGATDAAKSAADIVFTISGLSTIINAIKESRKIFQRMKSYSIYRIAETVRVLFFIATSIIVFNFYPVTAIMIVLLAILNDAPIMAIAYDNVKYSLMPEKWNMREVLRMSTFLGIVGVVFSFAIYYIGARVLYLSPGVLQSFIFLKLAIAGHLTIFVARNRGHFWSPPPGKLLFWAAVVTKVLATLVAVYGFYISPIGWKLAGFVWIYALVAFVITDFMKVKLYEIMDRRRWF from the coding sequence TTGGACATTTTTATTGGGAAAACACGGATTGGGGGCTTATTTATAGGGGAAAATATAAAGCTCAAAATCGATGAAATAAAGGATTCGCCTGCAGATGAAGTCCTGAAAAAACTTGATTCCAGTAATAAAGGACTTTCTTCATCGGAAGCTGAAAATCGGATAAAGCAGTATGGTTATAATGAAATTTCCGAAAAGAAGGTCAACCCACTTAGAAAATTTTTAGGTTATTTCTGGGGTCCAATTCCCTGGATGATCGAAGTGGCAGCTGCAATTTCAGGTATTATCCATCGATGGGAAGACTTTGTGATCATCTCCTTGCTCCTTATCTTAAATGGGGTTGTGGGGTTCTGGCAGGAACATAAGGCTGACAATGCGATTGAACTTCTTAAGAAGAAAATGGCCCTGAATGCCAGAGTACTCAGAGAAGGACAATGGACCCAAAAACCTGCACGGGAACTGGTCCCTGGAGATGTTGTCCGTGTACGTTCAGGGGATATTGTTCCTGCTGACCTCAAACTCCTCGAAGGAGAATATCTGCAGGTAGACGAATCAGCCCTAACGGGAGAATCCCTGCCTGTAGAGAAAAAATCTGATGGCATTGCCTATTCAGGATCCGTTATCCAGAAAGGGGAAATGAATGCTCTGGTTGTGGCTACAGGCATGAATACCTATTTTGGAGAGACAACAAAACTGGTGGCTGAAATTCGGACCAGGAGCCACTTTCAAAAAGCTGTCCTCAAAATCGGAAACTACCTGATTGCCCTTGCAGGCTGTATTGTTGCAATTGTTTTAGTTATAGAAGAACTTTTCAGGCACACTCCTTTTCTGGAAACCCTCCAGTTTGCTCTTGTTCTGATAGTCGCTGCAATTCCTGCAGCCCTTCCAGCAGTAATGTCCGTTTCAATGGCTGTAGGAGCTACCGAACTTGCAAACAAAGGAGCTATTGTCAGTAAACTTGTCTCCATAGAAGAAATGGCAGGAATGGACATTCTATGTTCGGATAAAACCGGTACAATTACCCAGAACAAGCTAAAATTATCCGAGTTAGTGCCTTTCGGAGACTTTAAAGAAAACGACCTTCTGATCTATGGTTCTCTTACTTCAAGAGAAGAGGATAATGACCCGATTGACAATGCGATCCTCCAGAAAGCGAAAGATACGGAATCCCTTGAAGAGAAAATGAAAACTTATGAAGTGACAAAATTCACTCCATTTGACCCTGTCATAAAGCACACTGAAGCTACGGTTAAAGGACCCGAAGGAGAGTTTAAAATTGCCAAAGGCGCACCCCAGGTTATTCTGGGTATGTCAAGCAATAAAGAAGAAATAAGGCAGAATGTAGAAGAAAAAGTAAATTCTATGGCTTCAAAAGGATATCGTGCCCTGGGGGTTTGTGTAGAAGAGGACGGAAAATACAGGTTTGCAGGACTTTTTGGACTTTATGACCCACCGCATGAAGATTCCGCTGAGACCATAAAGACGGCAAACTCCCTTAAAGTAGACGTGAAAATGGTAACCGGAGACCATCTTGCCATTGCTAAAGAGATAGCAAGCCAGGTAGGCCTGGGTACGAAGATAGTTACAGCTGATGATTTCGTAGAAAAATCCGATTCCGAAGCCCAGGAAATTGTAGAGAAGGCTGACGGTTTTTCCCAGGTATTTCCCGAACACAAATACAGGATTGTTGAACTCCTTCAGAAAAAAGAGCATATTGTTGGCATGACGGGCGATGGGGTTAACGACGTCCCTGCCCTTAAAATGGCTGATGCTGGAATTGCTGTTGCGGGGGCTACAGATGCTGCAAAATCCGCTGCAGATATAGTGTTTACAATTTCAGGGCTCTCGACCATTATTAACGCGATAAAAGAAAGCCGTAAGATATTTCAGAGGATGAAGAGCTATTCTATCTATAGAATCGCTGAGACTGTAAGGGTGCTTTTTTTTATTGCCACTTCAATAATTGTGTTTAATTTTTATCCTGTAACTGCTATAATGATTGTTTTGCTTGCTATTCTCAATGATGCTCCTATAATGGCTATTGCGTATGACAATGTAAAATATTCCTTAATGCCAGAAAAATGGAATATGCGTGAAGTCCTGAGAATGTCCACATTTCTGGGAATAGTAGGTGTGGTTTTTTCTTTTGCAATATACTATATCGGAGCCAGAGTTCTTTATCTCAGTCCGGGTGTACTGCAGTCTTTTATATTCCTGAAACTTGCAATAGCCGGGCACCTGACCATATTCGTTGCCCGCAACAGGGGGCACTTCTGGTCTCCTCCTCCGGGAAAACTCCTTTTTTGGGCTGCAGTGGTTACAAAAGTATTGGCAACGCTCGTTGCAGTATATGGATTCTATATATCTCCAATTGGATGGAAACTGGCAGGTTTTGTCTGGATTTACGCACTTGTGGCTTTTGTTATAACCGATTTTATGAAAGTGAAACTTTATGAGATAATGGACCGCAGAAGGTGGTTTTGA
- a CDS encoding helix-turn-helix domain-containing protein, whose translation MLRHINYFQYSTYLYCRIPRIECEKCGVLQIKVPWAREKSNFTLRMEAHILELSKRMPVLQIGKLLGENDTKLWRVINHYTDNARSKEDLSDVCVVGIDETSCKKGHEYITLVVDIKDSKVIFAVKEKTLRLLPVLAKICKIIMETKATLNQYVATCLPHISVEFLKNFQMQKLHSIDFM comes from the coding sequence GTGTTACGGCACATTAACTACTTTCAATATTCTACATATTTATACTGTAGAATTCCAAGAATAGAATGTGAAAAATGTGGAGTTCTCCAAATAAAAGTTCCATGGGCTCGCGAAAAAAGCAACTTTACTCTTCGAATGGAAGCTCATATCCTGGAGCTCTCAAAAAGAATGCCAGTGTTACAAATTGGGAAGTTGCTTGGAGAAAATGACACGAAACTTTGGAGAGTCATAAACCATTACACTGACAATGCAAGGTCTAAAGAGGATTTATCGGATGTATGTGTTGTTGGTATAGATGAAACTTCATGCAAGAAAGGACATGAATACATAACTCTTGTTGTTGATATAAAAGATTCAAAAGTAATATTTGCTGTGAAGGAAAAGACTCTTCGACTATTACCAGTTTTAGCAAAGATCTGCAAGATCATAATGGAAACAAAAGCAACATTAAATCAGTATGTTGCGACATGTCTCCCTCATATATCAGTGGAATTTCTAAAGAATTTCCAGATGCAAAAATTACATTCGATAGATTTCATGTGA
- a CDS encoding glycoside hydrolase family 130 protein has product MIWKDEGELFVRYKKNPILTVDYWPYKVSSVFNPAAIMVNNTTILLVRVEDHRGFSHLTVAKSKNGIDGWEIDPKPTFSSDPTYYSEEIYGIEDPRITYIDEMEKWAIAYTAFSDSGPLTSLAYTDDFTNFERVGPIMPPENKDAAIFPTRLNGKWAMLHRPVSNIAGAKANIWISFSPDMKYWGEHEVLLYAREGGWWDARKIGLAPPPMKTSDGWLIMYYGVRQTTSKTSYRLGLALLDLEDPTKVLHRSEGWIFGPREMYERTGDVNDVVFPCGWILVGDELRIYYGSADMSVAMASAKMSDIMQYIHECPGMQCPE; this is encoded by the coding sequence ATGATCTGGAAAGATGAAGGAGAATTATTTGTAAGATATAAGAAGAATCCGATACTTACAGTTGATTATTGGCCGTATAAGGTCAGTTCGGTATTTAACCCTGCAGCGATTATGGTCAACAATACAACTATATTACTGGTACGGGTTGAAGACCACAGAGGTTTTTCCCATCTTACCGTAGCTAAAAGCAAAAATGGAATTGACGGTTGGGAAATTGATCCCAAACCAACCTTTTCCTCGGATCCAACATACTATTCTGAAGAGATATATGGTATTGAAGATCCACGTATAACTTACATTGATGAGATGGAAAAATGGGCTATAGCTTATACGGCTTTTTCGGACTCTGGTCCATTAACGTCGCTTGCCTATACCGATGATTTCACTAATTTTGAGAGAGTAGGGCCTATAATGCCGCCTGAAAATAAAGATGCTGCTATTTTTCCTACAAGACTTAATGGCAAATGGGCAATGTTACACAGGCCCGTATCTAACATTGCGGGTGCAAAGGCAAATATCTGGATATCTTTTTCGCCTGATATGAAATACTGGGGAGAACATGAGGTTCTTCTGTATGCCAGGGAAGGTGGATGGTGGGATGCACGTAAAATTGGATTAGCCCCTCCGCCAATGAAAACATCTGATGGATGGTTAATTATGTACTATGGGGTACGTCAGACAACATCTAAAACGAGCTATCGTCTCGGGCTTGCCCTTCTTGACCTTGAAGATCCTACAAAAGTGCTCCATAGGTCAGAAGGCTGGATTTTCGGGCCTCGTGAAATGTATGAGCGGACTGGAGACGTTAATGATGTTGTTTTCCCGTGTGGATGGATCCTTGTGGGCGATGAACTCCGCATTTATTACGGAAGTGCAGATATGTCTGTAGCAATGGCCAGTGCAAAAATGAGCGACATTATGCAGTATATCCATGAATGTCCAGGGATGCAATGTCCTGAATAA
- a CDS encoding class I SAM-dependent methyltransferase, giving the protein MSEIKRKFDEISKKYDEQRKKFIPCFDDFYRVSVSVASVNTENPKILDMGAGTGLLSAFLMERYPDASFTLIDISEKMLDIAKDRFRGNSNVKYIVADYSKYSFVEDYDMVVSALSIHHLEDEEKKKIYKKSYSLLKQNGIIINADQVHGETPFIENFNKNIWKHYVENSGLPEEELLAGYERTKLDKDSTLDQQINWLKEAGFCDVSCMYKFYQFAVMFGKKV; this is encoded by the coding sequence ATGAGCGAAATTAAAAGAAAGTTTGACGAAATTTCAAAAAAATATGATGAGCAGAGAAAGAAGTTTATTCCTTGTTTCGATGATTTTTATAGAGTGTCAGTATCCGTGGCATCCGTAAACACGGAAAATCCAAAAATACTGGATATGGGGGCTGGAACAGGACTTTTATCAGCGTTCTTGATGGAAAGATATCCAGATGCCTCATTTACTCTTATTGATATCTCGGAGAAGATGCTGGATATAGCAAAAGACCGGTTTAGAGGTAACTCAAACGTAAAATATATTGTAGCAGATTATTCAAAGTATTCTTTCGTCGAAGATTATGATATGGTAGTGTCTGCTCTATCTATCCATCATCTGGAAGACGAAGAGAAGAAGAAAATTTACAAAAAAAGTTACTCTCTACTTAAACAAAATGGGATTATTATTAATGCCGATCAGGTACATGGAGAAACTCCTTTCATAGAAAACTTCAACAAAAATATCTGGAAACATTATGTAGAGAATAGTGGTTTGCCCGAAGAAGAACTCCTCGCTGGTTATGAAAGAACTAAGCTTGACAAGGACTCAACATTAGATCAACAAATCAACTGGCTTAAAGAAGCAGGATTTTGTGATGTTAGCTGTATGTATAAATTCTACCAATTTGCAGTGATGTTTGGGAAAAAGGTATAG
- a CDS encoding response regulator: protein MKKAKILVVEDQNIVALNIRNKLKNLGYTVPGTASTGEEAIRKAELTNADLVLMDIMLKGEMDGIEAAREIKNRLRIPVLYLTAYTDDETLERAKTTEPAGYISKPFKEEDLHSNIEMALHKHRAEKKETEKEAGKENEKTPE, encoded by the coding sequence ATGAAAAAAGCAAAAATTCTGGTTGTCGAAGACCAGAATATAGTGGCTCTTAATATCAGAAACAAACTGAAAAATCTTGGTTATACTGTGCCGGGTACTGCATCCACAGGAGAGGAAGCAATAAGAAAAGCAGAATTGACGAATGCAGACCTTGTTTTGATGGATATCATGTTAAAAGGTGAAATGGACGGAATTGAGGCCGCCCGTGAAATTAAAAACCGGCTCCGAATTCCAGTATTATATCTTACCGCCTATACTGATGATGAAACTCTTGAGAGGGCAAAAACGACAGAGCCTGCAGGATATATTTCAAAACCTTTTAAGGAAGAGGACCTGCACAGCAATATCGAAATGGCACTTCACAAGCACAGAGCCGAAAAAAAAGAAACTGAAAAAGAAGCTGGCAAAGAAAATGAAAAGACTCCTGAGTAA
- a CDS encoding nascent polypeptide-associated complex protein: MFPGMGGMGGRGMNPAKMKQMMKQMGIDVKELKDVQEVVIKTADSNIIIENANVTIMKVQGSETYQIVGDVKEVPKELEIPSEDIKLVMEQTGVSEDEARKALKNSNGDLAEAIVALSSA, from the coding sequence ATGTTCCCAGGAATGGGAGGTATGGGAGGCCGGGGAATGAACCCGGCTAAAATGAAGCAGATGATGAAACAGATGGGGATTGATGTTAAAGAACTCAAGGACGTTCAGGAAGTAGTAATAAAGACTGCAGACTCTAATATCATTATAGAGAATGCAAATGTCACTATCATGAAAGTCCAGGGTTCGGAAACATACCAGATCGTAGGTGACGTAAAAGAAGTCCCGAAAGAACTGGAAATTCCCTCTGAAGATATAAAACTTGTAATGGAGCAGACCGGTGTCTCTGAAGATGAAGCCCGGAAAGCCCTGAAGAACTCAAATGGAGATCTGGCAGAAGCCATTGTGGCACTTTCTTCTGCCTGA
- a CDS encoding HesB/IscA family protein, with amino-acid sequence MIEVTDKAAAELKILIEQEEKPELALRIFVAGVACSGIQYGLAFDDETKEDDVTMESNGIKLVMAKDIEKNFSEGSIDFIEDENGKGFLIRNPSAGAGCGTCGGCH; translated from the coding sequence ATGATAGAAGTAACAGACAAAGCTGCTGCAGAATTGAAAATACTGATTGAACAGGAAGAGAAGCCTGAGCTTGCTCTCAGAATTTTTGTTGCCGGGGTTGCCTGCAGTGGAATTCAGTATGGCTTAGCCTTTGATGATGAAACAAAGGAAGATGACGTGACTATGGAAAGTAACGGGATTAAACTCGTTATGGCAAAAGATATAGAGAAGAACTTTTCTGAGGGCAGTATTGACTTTATTGAGGACGAAAACGGAAAGGGATTCCTTATCCGCAATCCAAGTGCCGGCGCTGGATGCGGCACCTGTGGTGGATGCCATTAA